A section of the Halobacterium hubeiense genome encodes:
- a CDS encoding winged helix-turn-helix domain-containing protein — MRQPGDWMQNPTDDRILEVLDSGLELGPAAIGHNIDRSRSWVSQRLSVLVEHGLATQTTSGYYAITEDGRRYLTGEFDASNLDN, encoded by the coding sequence ATGAGACAGCCCGGAGACTGGATGCAAAACCCCACTGACGACCGCATCCTCGAAGTCCTCGACTCCGGGCTTGAACTCGGCCCCGCCGCAATCGGCCACAACATCGACCGCTCACGATCCTGGGTAAGTCAACGCCTTAGTGTCCTCGTTGAACACGGGCTCGCAACCCAAACAACATCTGGATACTACGCAATTACTGAGGACGGACGCCGCTACCTAACCGGGGAATTCGACGCCAGCAACCTCGATAACTAG